One window from the genome of Pantoea cypripedii encodes:
- a CDS encoding type II toxin-antitoxin system HicA family toxin, with protein sequence MKQSEFRRWLESQGVEVSNGTNHLKLRYNGKRSVMPRHPGAEIAEPLRKAILKQLGLK encoded by the coding sequence GTGAAGCAAAGCGAGTTCAGGCGGTGGCTTGAATCTCAGGGGGTCGAAGTTTCTAACGGTACTAACCATCTGAAACTGAGATACAACGGGAAGCGAAGCGTAATGCCAAGACATCCCGGAGCTGAGATAGCTGAACCACTGCGAAAGGCCATACTCAAGCAGTTAGGCCTGAAATAA
- a CDS encoding type II toxin-antitoxin system HicB family antitoxin — translation MRYPINLEPCDGGFFVSFPDIPEALTQGETREEALEMGLDALVTAFEFYFEDGNKIPAPGVVTGDFVEVPASVVAKVIMLNTFVDSGLTRVELANRMGVKKQEVTRIFDLQHSTKIDTIQKAISALGKRLDIVAA, via the coding sequence ATGCGATACCCTATAAATCTTGAGCCATGCGACGGCGGATTTTTCGTATCGTTCCCGGATATCCCGGAGGCTTTGACGCAGGGTGAAACCCGCGAAGAGGCTTTAGAGATGGGGCTTGATGCGCTGGTGACAGCCTTTGAGTTTTATTTCGAAGACGGTAATAAAATCCCCGCGCCGGGGGTAGTAACCGGTGATTTCGTGGAAGTACCTGCAAGCGTGGTGGCGAAAGTCATCATGCTTAATACGTTTGTCGATTCCGGCTTAACCCGCGTTGAGCTGGCTAATCGCATGGGTGTTAAAAAGCAGGAAGTGACCAGAATATTCGATCTTCAACATTCCACGAAAATAGACACCATCCAGAAAGCGATTTCAGCGCTCGGTAAGCGATTAGATATCGTCGCTGCTTAA
- a CDS encoding phage holin, lambda family: protein MKRMPEKDVGFWASLIAWLYAHKNESGYAGLAGVMAILRATYIGKDTWPRRLLDAAMCSVFAFFLQPTLQVLGSAFNWNFSDDTTRVAAVFLGFLGVDWLSTKLRRVLDKRLGDSDADGQ from the coding sequence ATGAAGCGCATGCCGGAAAAAGACGTTGGGTTTTGGGCCAGCCTGATCGCCTGGTTATATGCCCACAAAAACGAATCGGGTTATGCCGGTCTGGCGGGTGTTATGGCGATCCTCAGAGCAACTTACATTGGCAAAGATACGTGGCCCCGGCGCTTGCTGGATGCGGCTATGTGTAGTGTCTTTGCCTTTTTCCTTCAGCCGACACTACAGGTGCTTGGCTCCGCATTTAACTGGAACTTCAGCGACGACACGACACGCGTTGCTGCTGTGTTCCTCGGCTTTCTCGGCGTTGACTGGCTTTCTACGAAGCTGCGCAGGGTCCTTGATAAGCGATTAGGGGATAGCGATGCTGACGGCCAATAA